From the genome of Caloenas nicobarica isolate bCalNic1 chromosome 16, bCalNic1.hap1, whole genome shotgun sequence, one region includes:
- the DRG1 gene encoding developmentally-regulated GTP-binding protein 1, which yields MSGTLAKIAEIEAEMARTQKNKATAHHLGLLKARLAKLRRELITPKGGGGGGPGEGFDVAKTGDARIGFVGFPSVGKSTLLSNLAGVYSEVAAYEFTTLTTVPGVIRYKGAKIQLLDLPGIIEGAKDGKGRGRQVIAVARTCNLILIVLDVLKPLGHKKIIENELEGFGIRLNSKPPNIGFKKKDKGGINLTATCPQSELDAETVKSILAEYKIHNADVTLRSDATADDLIDVVEGNRVYIPCIYVLNKIDQISIEELDIIYKVPHCVPISAHHRWNFDDLLEKIWDYLKLVRIYTKPKGQLPDYTSPVVLPYCKTTVEDFCMKIHKNLIKDFKYALVWGSSVKHNPQKVGKDHTLEDEDVIQIVKK from the exons ATGAGCGGGACGCTGGCCAAGATCGCGGAGATCGAGGCTGAG ATGGCCCGCACGCAGAAGAACAAGGCCACGGCTCATCACCTGGGGCTGCTCAAGGCCCGCCTGGCCAAGCTGCGCCGGGAGCTCATCACCCCCaagggaggcggcggcggcggccccggggaaG GTTTTGATGTCGCAAAGACAGGCGATGCCCGAATTGGGTTTGTTGGATTTCCATCAGTGGGGAAATCTACTCTTCTAAGTAATCTTGCTGGTGTATACTCTGAAGTGGCAGCATATGAATTCACTACCCTGACTACCGTGCCTGGAGTCATTAGGTACAAAGGAGCAAAGATACAG CTACTTGATCTCCCAGGAATTATTGAAGGTGCCAAGGACGGTAAAGGCAGAGGACGGCAAGTCATTGCAG TTGCTCGAACCTGTAATCTTATTCTGATTGTTCTGGATGTGCTGAAACCCCTTGGtcacaagaaaataattgagaaTGAACTGGAGGGATTTGGAATTCGTCTGAACAGTAAGCCCCCCAATATcggctttaaaaaaaaggataaaggaGGCATTAACCTTACAGCCACA TGTCCTCAGAGTGAGCTGGATGCTGAAACAGTGAAGAGTATCTTAGCAGAGTATAAAATTCACAATGCTGATGTCACGCTGCGCAGTGACGCCACTGCTGATGACCTGATTGACGTTGTTGAAGGGAACAG aGTTTACATCCCATGCATTTACGTCCTAAATAAAATTGACCAGATCTCCATTGAGGAACTAGATATTATTTACAAAGTACCCCACTGTGTACCAATATCTGCCCATCATCGCTGGAACTTTGATGATCTGCTGGAGAAAATTTGGGACTACTTGAAGCTAGTACGAAT CTACACGAAACCTAAAGGGCAGCTCCCAGACTACACCTCTCCTGTGGTACTACCCTACTGCAAGACCACGGTGGAGGATTTTTGCATGAAGATCcacaaaaatctcattaaagACTTTAAATA tgcACTGGTCTGGGGTTCATCAGTTAAACACAACCCTCAAAAAGTTGGTAAGGACCATACTCTTGAAGATGAGGATGTCATTCAGATTGTGAAGAAATAA